In Sphingobium sp. Z007, one DNA window encodes the following:
- a CDS encoding nitronate monooxygenase family protein, producing the protein MTHAKLNSLMARGAAFFGCESAILCGAMSWVSERNLVSAISNAGGFGVIACGAMTPELLDKEIAATKALTDKPFGVNLITMHPQLFDLIDVCAKHEVSHIVLAGGLPPKGSIEAIKQKGAKLICFAPALSLAKKLVRSGVDALVVEGMEAGGHIGPVSTSVLAQEILPEMAEQVPVFVAGGIGRGEAIAAYLEMGAAGVQLGTRFACATESIAHPNFKKAFFRASARDAIASVQIDPRLPVIPVRSLKNAGMENFTAKQREVANLLDEGAVDMMEAQLQIEHYWAGALRRAVIDGDVEGGSLMAGQSVGMVTREEPVADIIAQLLDQAAAALERRVA; encoded by the coding sequence ATGACCCACGCTAAGCTCAATTCCCTGATGGCGCGCGGCGCTGCGTTTTTCGGGTGCGAGAGCGCGATCCTGTGCGGGGCGATGAGTTGGGTCAGCGAGCGCAACCTGGTGTCGGCAATCTCCAACGCCGGGGGCTTTGGCGTGATCGCCTGCGGGGCGATGACGCCCGAACTGCTCGACAAGGAAATCGCGGCGACCAAGGCGCTGACCGACAAGCCGTTCGGCGTGAACCTCATCACCATGCATCCGCAGCTGTTCGACCTGATCGACGTGTGCGCCAAGCATGAGGTCAGCCATATCGTGCTGGCCGGTGGCCTGCCGCCCAAGGGCAGCATCGAGGCGATCAAGCAGAAGGGTGCGAAGCTGATCTGCTTTGCCCCCGCGTTGAGCCTGGCCAAGAAGCTGGTGCGGTCGGGCGTCGATGCGCTGGTGGTCGAAGGCATGGAGGCGGGCGGTCATATCGGCCCGGTGTCGACCAGCGTGTTGGCGCAGGAGATTTTGCCGGAGATGGCGGAGCAGGTTCCGGTCTTCGTCGCGGGCGGGATCGGCCGGGGCGAGGCGATCGCCGCCTATCTGGAAATGGGCGCGGCGGGCGTGCAACTGGGCACCCGCTTTGCCTGCGCGACCGAGAGCATCGCCCACCCCAATTTCAAGAAGGCCTTCTTCCGCGCGTCGGCGCGCGATGCGATCGCCAGCGTGCAGATCGACCCGCGCCTGCCGGTGATCCCGGTGCGGTCGCTGAAAAATGCGGGGATGGAGAATTTCACCGCCAAGCAGCGCGAAGTCGCCAACCTGCTGGACGAAGGCGCGGTGGACATGATGGAGGCGCAGTTGCAGATCGAACATTATTGGGCGGGTGCGCTGCGCCGCGCGGTGATCGACGGCGATGTCGAGGGCGGGTCGCTGATGGCGGGCCAGTCGGTCGGCATGGTGACCAGGGAAGAGCCGGTCGCGGACATCATTGCGCAGCTGCTGGATCAGGCCGCCGCGGCGCTGGAGCGGCGAGTCGCCTAA
- a CDS encoding DUF1206 domain-containing protein, which yields MTYDDRMTLLARVGFAARGLVYILIGWFALDVAVNGGQLKDNQGALGTLAAAPLGHVLLGICAVGFVGYAIWRLTEAITDPENRSGDMKGRFARAGHAVSGITHLGLAMAAARLALRQTAAQGGSPGDQSAESWSAWLLAQPGGALMLTLVGIGFFAVAAAQAIKAYKARFDELDGQMPAPRYVRWVGRCGYAARALIFAIIGWFLIMAATNHDADRAGGLGEALKQLRAQSEGVAILSIVAFGLALFGVFSLIEARYRRIRVKKPGFL from the coding sequence CGACAGGATGACCCTTTTGGCCAGGGTCGGGTTCGCGGCGCGGGGGCTGGTCTATATTCTGATCGGGTGGTTCGCGCTGGACGTGGCGGTCAATGGCGGCCAGCTCAAAGATAATCAGGGCGCGCTTGGCACGCTGGCCGCCGCGCCTTTGGGCCATGTGCTGCTGGGGATTTGTGCGGTCGGCTTTGTCGGCTATGCGATCTGGCGGTTGACGGAGGCGATCACCGACCCGGAAAATCGCAGCGGTGACATGAAAGGCCGGTTTGCGCGCGCGGGCCATGCGGTGAGCGGGATCACCCATCTGGGGTTGGCGATGGCGGCCGCGCGGCTGGCGCTTCGCCAGACAGCGGCGCAGGGCGGCAGTCCCGGCGACCAGAGCGCGGAGAGCTGGTCGGCCTGGTTACTGGCGCAGCCGGGCGGCGCGCTTATGCTGACGCTGGTGGGAATAGGCTTCTTTGCCGTGGCCGCTGCGCAGGCGATCAAGGCGTATAAGGCGCGGTTCGACGAACTGGACGGGCAGATGCCCGCGCCGCGCTATGTGCGGTGGGTGGGGCGGTGCGGCTATGCGGCGCGCGCTCTGATCTTCGCCATCATCGGCTGGTTTCTCATCATGGCGGCCACCAACCATGACGCTGATCGTGCCGGTGGGCTGGGTGAGGCGCTGAAACAATTGCGTGCCCAGTCGGAGGGAGTGGCGATTCTGAGCATCGTGGCGTTCGGGCTGGCATTGTTCGGAGTCTTCAGCCTGATTGAAGCGCGCTATCGCCGGATCAGGGTCAAGAAGCCCGGTTTCCTTTAG
- a CDS encoding VOC family protein, producing MTDMTGKFFWYELMTSDPQAALAFYGNVVGWTSQLFGGERIDDPYHVVAGSAGPLGGVMAIPAEARDCGMTPWWGGHIGSADVDADAARLSAAGGTVKRPPEDIPGVGRFAVMSDPGGAIFMLLKGSSPEGMEAAPPMAPGHVGWHELYAGDYDKDLAFYTGQFGWTQGDAMDMGPMGSYQLVSQTGGTDFAAMTGGIMPVLKDMPVPAWLFYFTVGDIDAAVERVTAGGGTVLNGPQEVPGGGWIIQASDPQGAMFALVGGKGGA from the coding sequence ATGACCGATATGACCGGCAAATTCTTCTGGTATGAATTGATGACCAGCGATCCGCAGGCGGCGCTGGCTTTCTATGGCAATGTCGTGGGGTGGACATCGCAGCTTTTTGGCGGCGAGCGGATCGATGATCCCTATCATGTAGTGGCTGGCAGCGCCGGGCCATTGGGCGGCGTGATGGCGATCCCGGCGGAGGCCAGGGACTGCGGCATGACGCCCTGGTGGGGCGGCCATATCGGGTCGGCCGATGTGGATGCGGACGCCGCGCGGCTGAGCGCGGCGGGCGGCACCGTGAAGCGCCCGCCCGAAGACATTCCCGGTGTCGGCCGTTTTGCGGTGATGAGCGATCCGGGCGGAGCGATCTTCATGCTGCTCAAAGGTTCCAGTCCCGAAGGCATGGAGGCCGCTCCGCCGATGGCACCGGGCCATGTCGGCTGGCATGAGCTTTACGCCGGGGACTATGACAAGGATCTGGCCTTCTATACCGGCCAGTTCGGTTGGACCCAGGGCGACGCGATGGATATGGGGCCGATGGGCAGTTACCAGCTGGTGTCGCAGACCGGGGGCACGGACTTCGCCGCCATGACGGGCGGGATCATGCCGGTCCTCAAGGACATGCCGGTTCCGGCCTGGCTCTTCTACTTCACCGTCGGCGATATCGACGCGGCGGTGGAGCGGGTGACGGCCGGGGGCGGCACGGTGCTGAACGGGCCACAGGAAGTGCCGGGCGGCGGCTGGATTATCCAGGCCAGCGATCCGCAGGGCGCGATGTTTGCCTTGGTCGGCGGCAAGGGTGGGGCGTGA
- a CDS encoding SRPBCC domain-containing protein — translation MNDERHDLSVTCHIAAPRAICWKVWTDLKDEWFCPKPWRAEVIEEDMRPGGRSAVQMFGPDGEETGPMEGVFLEVVPGERVVTTDAYAVGWVPQTPFITAVWDLADEDVDGDGGTRFTATARHWDAEAKVRHEAMGFHPGWDQMMAQFKALCETSAASA, via the coding sequence GTGAATGACGAGCGCCATGACCTGTCCGTCACCTGCCATATCGCCGCGCCGCGTGCGATTTGCTGGAAGGTGTGGACCGACCTGAAGGACGAATGGTTCTGCCCCAAGCCCTGGCGCGCCGAGGTGATCGAGGAGGATATGCGGCCCGGCGGGCGCAGCGCGGTGCAGATGTTCGGCCCCGACGGCGAGGAGACGGGGCCGATGGAAGGCGTATTCCTGGAGGTGGTGCCGGGCGAGCGGGTCGTGACGACCGACGCCTACGCCGTGGGATGGGTGCCGCAAACGCCGTTCATAACGGCGGTGTGGGACCTTGCCGACGAGGATGTGGACGGTGACGGCGGCACGCGCTTTACGGCGACCGCGCGCCACTGGGATGCGGAAGCGAAGGTGCGGCATGAGGCCATGGGCTTTCATCCGGGCTGGGACCAGATGATGGCGCAGTTCAAGGCGCTATGCGAGACGTCGGCGGCGAGCGCTTAA
- a CDS encoding helix-turn-helix domain-containing protein translates to MSQKRAYQDGCAVAHALDIIGDRWAMPIMRELMLGPKRFTDLRAGLPGISANVLTQRLEDLEAASILIRRRLPPPAASQIYELTDWGRESEILFQVLGRWACRSPTMEPGKPMSQVSVILSMRTMIDRSRIGPMDATIGFRFGEEEFRATFKDGDCRIDRGAAAGADAIISGDQNALVAVLYGGARYADMAGALNVEGDQALADRFATLFPLPPKAPSTVNAG, encoded by the coding sequence ATGAGCCAGAAACGTGCCTATCAGGACGGATGCGCCGTCGCCCATGCCCTAGACATCATCGGCGATCGCTGGGCGATGCCGATCATGCGCGAATTGATGCTCGGCCCCAAGCGCTTCACGGATCTGCGCGCCGGCCTGCCCGGAATCAGCGCCAATGTGCTGACGCAAAGGCTGGAGGATCTGGAAGCGGCCAGCATCCTGATCCGCCGCCGCCTGCCCCCGCCCGCCGCCAGCCAGATTTACGAGCTGACCGACTGGGGCCGCGAATCGGAAATTCTCTTTCAGGTGCTGGGCCGCTGGGCCTGCCGATCGCCCACGATGGAGCCGGGCAAGCCGATGAGCCAGGTGTCGGTGATCCTGTCGATGCGCACGATGATCGACCGCAGCCGCATCGGCCCCATGGACGCGACGATTGGCTTTCGTTTCGGCGAGGAGGAGTTTCGCGCCACATTCAAAGACGGCGATTGCCGGATCGATCGCGGCGCGGCGGCGGGCGCGGATGCGATCATCAGCGGCGACCAGAATGCGCTGGTCGCGGTGCTCTATGGCGGCGCGCGCTATGCCGACATGGCGGGTGCCCTGAACGTGGAGGGGGACCAGGCGCTGGCCGACCGCTTCGCTACCCTCTTCCCCCTCCCGCCCAAGGCGCCCTCCACCGTCAATGCTGGTTGA
- the ubiG gene encoding bifunctional 2-polyprenyl-6-hydroxyphenol methylase/3-demethylubiquinol 3-O-methyltransferase UbiG: MTDTATATIDPKEAAHFGEMAADWWNPDGSSAMLHKLNPVRLRYIRAAIDRRWPGDAHSFRPLAGKRALDVGCGAGLLAEPLARLGATVTGLDAAPENIAAAQAHAAPQGLAIDYRATPVETMADTGFDLVTSMEVIEHVADPAAFVRALAGKLAPDGLMILSTPNRTPLSRLAMITIGESIGGIPKGTHDWHKFITPDELTALLEQAGLAVIDSSGLTFDPRTGFTLSANDAINYLLTARHRDR; the protein is encoded by the coding sequence ATGACCGACACCGCCACCGCCACGATCGACCCTAAAGAAGCCGCCCATTTCGGCGAAATGGCGGCCGACTGGTGGAACCCTGATGGCTCCAGCGCGATGCTGCACAAGCTCAACCCCGTGCGCCTGCGCTACATCCGCGCCGCGATCGACCGGCGCTGGCCGGGCGACGCACACAGCTTTCGTCCCCTCGCCGGCAAGCGCGCGCTCGACGTCGGCTGCGGCGCGGGCCTGCTCGCCGAACCGCTCGCCCGGCTGGGCGCGACCGTCACCGGCCTCGACGCCGCGCCGGAAAATATCGCCGCGGCCCAGGCTCATGCCGCGCCCCAGGGCCTCGCCATCGACTATCGCGCCACGCCAGTCGAAACGATGGCCGACACCGGCTTCGACCTCGTCACCTCAATGGAAGTGATCGAGCATGTCGCCGATCCCGCCGCCTTCGTGCGTGCGCTGGCGGGCAAACTTGCCCCCGACGGTCTCATGATCCTGTCCACCCCCAATCGCACGCCTTTGTCCCGCCTCGCCATGATCACCATCGGCGAAAGCATCGGCGGCATCCCAAAGGGCACGCATGATTGGCACAAATTCATCACCCCCGACGAATTGACCGCCCTTCTCGAACAAGCGGGCCTTGCCGTCATCGACAGCAGCGGGCTGACGTTCGATCCGCGCACAGGCTTCACCCTGTCGGCCAACGACGCGATCAACTATCTCCTGACCGCGCGGCACCGGGACCGCTGA
- a CDS encoding SDR family oxidoreductase: protein MQSTGNTILITGGGSGFGAAWAHEFHAAGNQVIIAGRRQAALDAVVAEHPGMAAMVLDMEDAAGIAAFADRLVTDFPALNAVLLNAGIMVAEEKIDLAIAEATIATNLLGPIRLAHALLPHLEAQAASTILTVSSGLAFVPLAATPTYSATKAAIHSWSLGLREQLKATSVEVIEIVPPGVQTDLMPGHAENDQMMPLADFIAETMALLRQEPALAEIHVERVKFLSEATERGDFEQVFAMLNQH from the coding sequence ATGCAATCGACAGGGAACACCATCCTCATCACCGGCGGCGGTTCGGGCTTTGGCGCGGCGTGGGCGCATGAGTTTCATGCGGCCGGCAATCAGGTGATCATCGCCGGGCGGCGGCAGGCGGCGCTGGATGCGGTCGTGGCCGAGCATCCCGGCATGGCTGCGATGGTCCTGGACATGGAGGATGCGGCAGGGATCGCGGCGTTCGCGGACAGGCTGGTCACGGACTTTCCGGCCCTGAACGCGGTGCTGCTCAACGCCGGGATCATGGTGGCGGAGGAGAAGATCGACCTAGCCATTGCGGAGGCGACGATCGCGACCAATCTGCTGGGGCCGATCCGGCTGGCGCACGCCCTGCTGCCGCATCTGGAGGCGCAGGCGGCATCGACGATCCTGACGGTGTCGTCGGGCCTGGCCTTCGTACCGCTGGCGGCGACGCCGACCTACAGCGCGACCAAGGCGGCGATCCATAGCTGGTCGCTGGGGCTGCGCGAGCAGTTGAAGGCGACCAGCGTGGAGGTGATCGAGATCGTGCCGCCGGGCGTGCAGACCGACCTGATGCCCGGCCATGCGGAGAATGACCAGATGATGCCACTGGCCGACTTCATCGCCGAGACGATGGCGCTGCTGCGGCAGGAACCGGCACTGGCGGAAATTCATGTCGAGCGGGTGAAGTTTCTGAGCGAAGCGACCGAGCGCGGAGACTTTGAGCAGGTGTTTGCGATGCTCAACCAGCATTGA
- a CDS encoding VOC family protein encodes MSKISPCLWFDGQAEAAAHYYAAVFGGSVDHVSYYPDENLSPSPMAGGSVLLVEFTLFGQSYQALNGGPQFTFDEAISLSVACADQVELDRYFDRLTGDGGKAGPCGWVTDKYGLSWQLVTRGILANYHSDDRAAIARMMAAMMTMQKLDTAAMQAAFDGETS; translated from the coding sequence ATGAGCAAGATTTCCCCCTGCCTCTGGTTCGACGGCCAGGCCGAGGCGGCGGCACATTATTATGCGGCGGTCTTCGGCGGGTCGGTCGATCATGTGAGCTACTATCCCGACGAGAATCTGTCGCCTTCCCCGATGGCGGGCGGCAGCGTGCTGCTGGTGGAGTTCACCCTGTTCGGGCAAAGCTATCAGGCGCTGAACGGCGGGCCGCAATTCACCTTTGACGAGGCGATATCGCTGTCGGTCGCGTGCGCAGACCAGGTGGAACTGGATCGCTATTTCGACAGGCTGACCGGCGACGGCGGGAAGGCCGGGCCGTGCGGATGGGTGACGGACAAATATGGCCTGTCCTGGCAATTGGTGACGCGCGGGATATTGGCCAATTATCATAGCGACGACAGGGCGGCGATCGCCCGCATGATGGCGGCGATGATGACGATGCAGAAGCTGGACACCGCCGCGATGCAGGCGGCCTTTGACGGAGAGACATCGTGA
- a CDS encoding helix-turn-helix domain-containing protein, which translates to MANPLQTRFHADDIAQAEQYLATEPPTELDPRVERLVNDLIGRIADKWTLLVLELPEEKGTLRFTEIGRQVDGISQKMLTQTLRQMERDGLLTRTVHPVVPPRVDYALTPLGNSLSAAFCGVWVWAERHLDTVEAARATFDARA; encoded by the coding sequence ATGGCAAATCCGCTCCAAACCCGCTTCCACGCCGACGATATTGCGCAGGCGGAACAGTATCTGGCCACCGAACCACCCACCGAACTCGACCCGCGGGTGGAGCGGCTCGTCAACGACCTGATCGGCCGCATCGCCGACAAATGGACGCTACTGGTGCTGGAACTGCCGGAGGAAAAAGGCACGCTGCGCTTCACCGAAATCGGCCGGCAGGTGGACGGCATCAGCCAGAAGATGCTGACCCAGACGCTGCGCCAGATGGAGCGCGACGGCCTGCTTACCCGTACCGTCCATCCGGTCGTGCCGCCGCGCGTAGATTATGCGCTGACCCCGCTCGGCAACAGCCTCAGCGCCGCCTTTTGCGGCGTGTGGGTGTGGGCCGAACGCCATCTCGACACGGTCGAAGCCGCGCGCGCCACCTTCGACGCGCGCGCCTGA
- a CDS encoding DUF1428 domain-containing protein: MAYMDGFVIPVPKGNKERYREVAAYAAPIFIEHGATRVVECWGNDIKLGKTNDFRTAVIAEEDEEVVFSWIEWPDKATRDAGAEKVMKDERMQPKEGEDMPFIGARLIYGGFEVLLDAKA; encoded by the coding sequence ATGGCCTATATGGACGGTTTCGTGATCCCGGTGCCCAAGGGTAATAAGGAACGCTATCGGGAGGTCGCCGCCTATGCCGCGCCGATCTTCATCGAACATGGCGCGACCCGCGTAGTGGAATGTTGGGGCAATGACATCAAGCTGGGCAAGACCAACGACTTTCGTACCGCGGTGATTGCCGAGGAGGATGAGGAGGTCGTCTTTTCCTGGATCGAATGGCCCGACAAGGCGACCCGTGACGCCGGGGCCGAGAAGGTCATGAAAGATGAACGCATGCAGCCCAAGGAGGGCGAGGACATGCCGTTCATCGGCGCGCGGCTGATCTATGGCGGGTTCGAGGTTTTGTTGGACGCCAAGGCCTAA
- a CDS encoding aspartate kinase, with protein sequence MARIVMKFGGTSMAGMERIRNVAARVKHVVSQGHEVAVVVSAMAGETDRLVGFCKEASALYDPAEYDVVVAAGEQITSGLLAMTLKAMDVDARSWLGWQLPIRTIEAHAKARVSDIDTLDLLASMRSGTVAVIPGFQGMMADGRVSTLGRGGSDTSAVAVAAAIKADRCDIYTDVDGVYTTDPRIVARARKLDLVTYEEMLELASVGAKVLQTRSVGLAMKEGVVVQVLSSFDDPTQDDLPGTLIVSDVELEAKLKEDKMERQLITGIAHDKNEAKIIVTRVPDKPGAVANIFVPLADAAINVDMIIQNDSKDTEETDVTFTVPRADLARSVDILEANKDAIGFRRIITDTEVAKISVVGVGMRSHAGVAATMFKTLAERGINIEAISTSEIKVSVLIDEDETELAVRVLHTAYGLDAPVA encoded by the coding sequence ATGGCGCGCATCGTGATGAAATTCGGCGGCACCTCCATGGCGGGGATGGAGCGGATTCGCAATGTGGCGGCGCGCGTGAAGCATGTCGTGAGCCAGGGCCATGAAGTCGCCGTTGTGGTATCCGCCATGGCGGGCGAGACGGACCGGCTGGTCGGTTTCTGCAAGGAAGCCTCCGCGCTCTATGATCCGGCCGAATATGATGTCGTGGTCGCCGCGGGTGAGCAGATCACAAGCGGGTTGCTGGCGATGACGCTTAAGGCCATGGACGTTGATGCGCGCAGTTGGCTGGGCTGGCAATTGCCGATCCGCACGATCGAGGCCCATGCCAAGGCGCGGGTGAGCGATATCGATACGCTGGACCTGCTGGCGTCGATGCGTTCGGGCACGGTCGCGGTGATCCCCGGTTTCCAGGGCATGATGGCCGACGGCCGGGTATCGACGCTGGGCCGGGGCGGGTCGGACACGTCGGCGGTCGCGGTGGCCGCCGCGATCAAGGCGGATCGCTGCGACATCTATACCGACGTCGACGGCGTCTATACGACGGACCCGCGGATCGTTGCGCGCGCGCGCAAGCTCGACCTCGTCACCTATGAGGAAATGCTGGAACTGGCGTCGGTCGGGGCCAAGGTGCTGCAGACGCGATCGGTGGGCCTCGCCATGAAGGAGGGCGTCGTGGTGCAGGTGCTGTCGTCCTTCGACGATCCCACCCAGGACGACCTGCCCGGCACGCTGATCGTCAGCGACGTGGAACTGGAAGCCAAGCTCAAGGAAGACAAGATGGAACGTCAGCTCATCACCGGCATCGCCCATGACAAGAATGAGGCGAAGATCATCGTGACCCGCGTGCCCGACAAGCCGGGCGCGGTCGCCAACATCTTCGTGCCGCTGGCCGATGCGGCGATCAACGTTGACATGATTATCCAGAATGACAGCAAGGATACCGAAGAGACCGACGTCACCTTCACTGTCCCGCGCGCGGACCTGGCCCGCAGCGTCGATATATTGGAAGCGAACAAGGATGCGATCGGCTTCCGCCGGATCATCACCGACACCGAAGTCGCCAAGATCAGCGTCGTGGGTGTGGGTATGCGGAGCCATGCGGGCGTCGCGGCGACCATGTTCAAGACGCTGGCCGAACGCGGCATCAACATCGAGGCGATCTCCACCAGCGAGATCAAGGTTTCGGTGCTGATCGACGAGGATGAGACGGAACTGGCGGTGCGGGTGTTGCATACCGCTTACGGCCTGGATGCGCCGGTGGCATAA